One stretch of Girardinichthys multiradiatus isolate DD_20200921_A chromosome 2, DD_fGirMul_XY1, whole genome shotgun sequence DNA includes these proteins:
- the cstpp1 gene encoding UPF0705 protein C11orf49 homolog isoform X3: MSRLSSAVPAEQYLADSQVLFYLNDAVTQLLDHKEEYTQFGLVRYFAEYFSSVKNSNHVLFREFNYITATQHNRASFIRVFWRCFRQIGKSGDLLSVWEYRSLLQLLCPDFPLELVRSVARIVLMDDTADCLMSFSDFIYAFQLQFYYQEFLESVQVIYQDLLAGKSPNTVIVPTSSSVEQLISVATEENDREEQDCVDSSTLAECVDAFCDRFKHRSYPSRTCMREALEQTDKVSYFSFLMSLAKHESINQTIGVLPSKEELLIDPELDQELDKLSVCFSLALTAWKIKDCEIE; encoded by the exons cGGACAGCCAGGTTCTGTTCTACCTAAATGATGCTGTGACTCAGCTGCTGGACCACAAGGAGGAGTACACCCAGTTCGGCCTGGTTCGATACTTCGCAGAATA TTTCAGCAGTGTGAAGAACAGCAACCATGTCCTCTTCAGGGAGTTTAACTACATCACAGCCACTCAGCACAACAGAGCATCCTTCATCAGAGTCTTCTGGAGATGCTTCAGACAGATCGGCAAGAGTGGAG ACTTGCTGTCCGTGTGGGAGTACAGGTCTCTGCTGCAGTTGCTGTGCCCGGACTTCCCCCTGGAGCTGGTGCGGAGCGTAGCCAG AATTGTTCTGATGGATGACACCGCTGATTGTCTGATGTCATTCTCTGACTTTATTTATGCCTTCCAGCTGCAGTTCTACTACCAAG AGTTCTTAGAGAGCGTTCAGGTGATCTACCAGGATCTGTTAGCCGGCAAGAGTCCCAACACCGTCATCGTCCCAACGTCCTCCTCCGTCGAGCAGCTCATCTCTGTGGCCACAGAGGAGAACGACAGGGAGGAGCAGGACTGTGTGGATTCATCCACACTGGCTGAGTGTGTGGACGCATTTTGTGACAGGTTCAAGCACAG AAGCTATCCCTCCAGGACCTGCATGAGAGAAGCCCTGGAGCAGACTGACAAAGTTTCTTACTTCAGCTTCCTCATGAGTCTAGCTAAACATGAGAGCATCAACCAAACCATCG GAGTGTTACCCAGTAAGGAAGAGCTGCTCATTGATCCAGAGTTGGACCAGGAACTCGACAAACT GTCTGTTTGTTTCAGTTTGGCTTTAACTGCGTGGAAAATAAAAGACTGTGAAATTGAAT